One genomic segment of Syngnathus typhle isolate RoL2023-S1 ecotype Sweden linkage group LG8, RoL_Styp_1.0, whole genome shotgun sequence includes these proteins:
- the ccnj gene encoding cyclin-J has translation MELEDQWWQGQLAKDIHQALRNNELSLPSFKGQSPQLNLRRYFADLIAIISNHFRLCPTARHLAVYLLDLFMDRYDVTTQQLHMVSLSCLLLASKFEEREDKVPKLETLNSLGCMRSMNVVMTKQALLHMELFLLESFQWNLYLPTAAHFIEYYLSIAVHEGDLHDGLPMTCVEKTKLYMAKYVDYFLEVSLQDHVFLCFEPSLVAAACVAASRLILHVSPTWAPRLQRLTGYTLENLVQCTEKLLIAHDSDVKEANKHKCQQPGQQLQQQVQTVYHSSSQAATVAQYLHRPGTQYPRQVAQSALVPNHRPSAYLAHTATVQVSNGPVAGQYSGHHCLIGSKV, from the exons ATGGAGCTAGAGGACCAGTGGTGGCAAGGACAACTGGCTAAAGATATTCACCAGGCGCTGCGAAAcaat GAGCTCAGCCTGCCCTCCTTTAAAGGCCAGTCCCCTCAGCTCAACTTGAGGCGATACTTTGCAGACCTCATAGCCATCATCAGCAACCACTTCCGGCTGTGTCCCACAGCGAGACACCTTGCTGTCTACCTGCTGGACCTCTTCATGGACCGCTACGATGTCACGACGCAGCAGCTTCACATGGTCTCGCTCTCGTGTCTTCTTTTGGCAA GTAAATTTGAGGAAAGGGAGGACAAGGTTCCAAAATTGGAGACACTGAATAGTCTAGGGTGCATGCGCTCCATGAACGTAGTTATGACCAAGCAGGCTCTTCTCCACATGGAGCTGTTCCTGCTGGAATCCTTCCAGTGGAACCTGTACCTCCCCACAGCAGCTCATTTCATCGAATACTACCTTTCTATCGCAGTTCACGAGGGAGACCTACACGATGGCTTGCCTATGACCTGTGTAGAGAAAACAAAACTCTACATGGCCAAGTATGTCGATTACTTCCTGGAAGTCTCCCTGCAAG ATCatgtgtttttatgttttgaacCCTCTCTGGTGGCCGCTGCATGCGTGGCTGCCTCACGCCTCATCCTGCACGTATCCCCTACTTGGGCACCCCGATTGCAGCGGCTCACGGGCTATACATTGGAGAACCTGGTCCAATGTACCGAGAAACTCCTCAT CGCACATGACAGTGATGTGAAAGAGGCCAACAAGCATAAGTGCCAGCAGCCGGGCCAACAGCTACAGCAGCAAGTTCAGACGGTCTACCACAGTTCGAGCCAGGCAGCCACTGTGGCCCAGTACCTGCACCGGCCCGGCACGCAGTATCCCCGGCAAGTTGCGCAGTCGGCTCTCGTCCCAAACCACAGACCGAGCGCATATCTGGCCCACACCGCCACCGTGCAGGTCTCCAACGGCCCAGTGGCAGGGCAGTACTCGGGCCATCACTGCCTCATTGGATCCAAAGTCTAA